Proteins encoded in a region of the Streptomyces akebiae genome:
- a CDS encoding response regulator: MSLRVLVVDDQGIVRAGFAAVIDAEEDMTVVGEAADGAEAVRLAEELAPDVVVMDVRMPQLDGIAATRIITGRDDAPRVLVLTTFDLDAYVFDALRAGASGFLLKDVHAAELLAGIRVVAAGESVLAPSATRRLIGHYASGTTPATADAGSLRALDTLTDSQRGVLALVATGLTNAEIAEELGITVGTVKSHVNALLRKLGLRDRVQATILAYDLGLARPNPPGTHL; the protein is encoded by the coding sequence ATGAGCCTCAGGGTGCTGGTCGTCGACGACCAGGGCATCGTACGGGCGGGATTCGCCGCCGTGATCGACGCGGAGGAGGACATGACGGTCGTCGGTGAGGCCGCCGACGGCGCCGAAGCGGTGCGGCTGGCCGAGGAGCTGGCACCGGACGTCGTCGTCATGGACGTACGGATGCCCCAACTGGACGGCATCGCCGCGACCCGCATCATCACCGGCCGGGACGACGCGCCCCGCGTCCTCGTCCTGACCACCTTCGACCTCGACGCGTACGTCTTCGACGCCCTGCGCGCCGGCGCCTCCGGCTTCCTCCTCAAGGACGTGCACGCCGCCGAACTGCTGGCCGGCATCCGGGTGGTGGCCGCCGGCGAGAGTGTGCTCGCCCCGTCCGCGACCCGTCGCCTCATCGGCCACTACGCGTCCGGCACGACGCCGGCGACGGCGGACGCCGGCAGCCTCCGTGCCCTCGACACCCTGACCGACAGCCAGCGAGGCGTCCTCGCCCTGGTCGCCACCGGACTCACCAACGCGGAGATCGCCGAGGAACTCGGCATCACCGTCGGCACCGTGAAGTCCCACGTCAACGCCCTGCTCCGCAAACTCGGCCTGCGCGACCGCGTCCAGGCCACGATCCTCGCCTACGACCTGGGCCTGGCCCGCCCGAACCCCCCGGGCACCCACCTCTGA
- a CDS encoding sensor histidine kinase — protein sequence MRTEDDRLLPVLLIVAQAVVWPGAALVRGTVPSGAALLVAALVAGVVTAALALRRSRPVAALVVVAVACALGAGPLPVGATALLGTAGVALALYTVATERDTFTAVLCAVALATWQFLQQISLHGLSDRAGLDVVLTALLYATVCGAGLLVRRSRRARWAAEQRLKRAESERHRLPAAERRRMERELHDVSAHHLTAVVVTAGAALGLRDQRPELAGEALEFAVETGQEVTRALGAVRAPAPSREDLPSPEERLLDLVAGFRRLDQRIDCEIDPLPDGAVADAAYGIVREGLTNVARYAPGAHTRVRVRYGDARTDVVVTSAAPPAGTTAHASGLGGGRGQGFLRSRAREAGGTLTSGPTGEGGWEIRAALPGRTAAPVEAAFPRGYRVAQLVAAVGLVLQPLLPALVIRPDTATATEQASPGTLFALLAAAQALTLLWLPRAPRTALTALLALPLLWPLAMTTAHYTGPPLLPPALSLLTTCAALATRTARRIAEDHRAATEPTTATEPTTATATTERAAEAAGRASAADGAARGVPHGMRESVVFPLAAVVAHSLAGVVAVVGRGTGVSVWVVGVAVCGGVTVVVGGAVWGGVVRGRRERDARGARDERVAVWTEEAVRDAWAERRRIAAGLETTVLSRTADMVVEARAGRLDAVADRAREALAAMRALLDTVRDGERGADPARRPQPTLQALDLLAHQSRATGRDVRIRLTDRVPERLPTAVDLAAYHAAETILAAGGDQPAMLEFDADDGTLTLTATGVPRAARTAVRERLTARVAPLGGTLTTGGPDTVHLRLPLAAAPVPQQGDATEDEEGSDG from the coding sequence ATGCGGACAGAGGACGACCGGCTGCTCCCGGTCCTGTTGATCGTCGCCCAGGCCGTGGTGTGGCCCGGGGCGGCACTGGTGCGTGGGACCGTCCCGAGCGGGGCGGCCCTGCTGGTGGCGGCCCTGGTCGCCGGAGTCGTGACGGCCGCGCTGGCGCTGCGCCGCAGTCGCCCGGTGGCCGCCCTCGTCGTGGTCGCCGTCGCGTGCGCGCTGGGCGCGGGCCCGCTGCCCGTCGGGGCGACGGCCCTGCTCGGCACGGCGGGCGTCGCGCTGGCCCTGTACACCGTGGCGACCGAACGCGACACCTTCACCGCCGTGTTGTGCGCGGTGGCGCTCGCCACCTGGCAGTTCCTCCAGCAGATCAGCCTGCACGGCCTCAGCGACCGCGCCGGCCTCGACGTCGTCCTCACCGCCCTGCTGTACGCCACCGTCTGCGGCGCCGGTCTCCTCGTACGGCGGTCCCGGCGCGCACGGTGGGCGGCCGAGCAGCGGCTGAAGCGGGCCGAGTCGGAGCGGCATCGGCTGCCGGCGGCCGAACGGCGGCGGATGGAACGGGAGTTGCATGATGTCAGCGCCCACCACCTGACGGCTGTCGTCGTCACGGCGGGGGCCGCGCTCGGACTGCGTGACCAGCGGCCCGAACTGGCCGGAGAGGCACTGGAGTTCGCCGTCGAGACCGGCCAGGAGGTCACCCGTGCGCTCGGTGCGGTGCGGGCACCGGCGCCCTCCCGGGAGGACCTGCCGTCGCCGGAGGAACGGCTGCTGGACCTGGTCGCCGGGTTCCGCCGCCTCGACCAGCGGATCGACTGCGAGATCGACCCCCTGCCGGACGGGGCCGTCGCGGACGCGGCGTACGGCATCGTGCGCGAGGGCCTGACCAACGTGGCCCGGTACGCGCCGGGCGCGCACACCCGGGTGCGGGTGCGCTACGGCGACGCCCGCACGGACGTCGTGGTCACGAGCGCGGCGCCGCCCGCCGGGACGACGGCGCACGCCTCGGGCCTCGGGGGCGGGCGCGGCCAGGGCTTCCTGCGCTCGCGGGCGCGGGAGGCGGGCGGAACGCTGACCAGCGGGCCGACGGGGGAGGGCGGTTGGGAGATCCGGGCGGCGCTGCCCGGCCGGACGGCGGCGCCGGTGGAGGCGGCGTTCCCGCGCGGCTACCGGGTGGCGCAGCTGGTGGCCGCGGTCGGACTCGTCCTGCAGCCCCTGCTCCCGGCGCTGGTCATCCGCCCGGACACCGCCACGGCCACCGAACAGGCCTCCCCCGGCACCCTCTTCGCCCTGCTCGCCGCGGCCCAGGCCCTCACGCTGCTGTGGCTCCCCCGCGCCCCCCGGACCGCTCTCACCGCCCTCCTCGCCCTCCCCCTCCTGTGGCCCCTGGCCATGACCACGGCCCACTACACCGGCCCACCCCTTCTCCCCCCGGCCCTGAGCCTCCTCACCACCTGCGCGGCCCTCGCGACCCGGACGGCACGCAGGATCGCGGAGGACCACCGGGCAGCCACGGAACCCACGACAGCCACGGAACCCACGACAGCCACGGCCACGACGGAGCGGGCGGCGGAGGCGGCGGGCAGGGCGAGCGCGGCGGACGGCGCGGCGCGCGGCGTTCCGCACGGGATGCGCGAGTCGGTGGTGTTTCCGCTCGCGGCCGTGGTCGCGCACAGCCTCGCCGGGGTCGTCGCCGTGGTCGGGCGGGGGACCGGGGTTTCCGTGTGGGTGGTCGGGGTCGCGGTGTGCGGTGGGGTGACGGTCGTGGTGGGGGGTGCCGTGTGGGGTGGGGTGGTGCGCGGGCGGCGGGAGAGGGACGCCCGGGGGGCGCGGGACGAGCGGGTCGCCGTGTGGACCGAGGAGGCCGTGCGGGACGCGTGGGCCGAGCGGCGGCGGATCGCGGCGGGCCTGGAGACGACCGTGCTGTCCCGGACCGCCGACATGGTCGTGGAGGCACGGGCGGGCCGGCTCGACGCGGTCGCGGACCGCGCCCGCGAGGCCCTCGCCGCGATGCGCGCCCTGCTCGACACCGTCCGCGACGGCGAACGCGGCGCGGACCCCGCCCGCCGTCCGCAGCCCACCCTCCAGGCCCTCGACCTGCTCGCCCACCAGAGCCGGGCCACCGGCCGCGACGTCCGGATAAGGCTGACCGACCGGGTGCCCGAGCGCCTGCCCACGGCCGTCGATCTGGCCGCCTACCACGCCGCCGAAACGATCCTCGCGGCCGGTGGCGACCAACCCGCGATGCTCGAATTCGACGCGGACGACGGTACGTTGACGCTCACCGCCACCGGGGTGCCGCGCGCCGCGCGCACCGCCGTACGGGAGCGGCTGACGGCCCGCGTCGCGCCGCTCGGCGGCACCCTGACCACCGGCGGTCCGGACACGGTCCACCTTCGGCTGCCGCTCGCCGCGGCACCGGTTCCGCAGCAGGGCGACGCGACAGAGGACGAAGAGGGAAGTGACGGATGA